Genomic window (Candidatus Dormiibacterota bacterium):
GCTCACCCCGGCGACGGCGGCGAGACGGTTCACGCTCAGCCCCTCCGTTGACGCGATGCAGAGAAGGATGAGGCCATGAGTGCTGATCAGCTCGGGCACGGTGCATCGGTCCGCCATGGGAATGGAGGGCACCTTACACCGTTCTGGCACAAAGGGAAAGTGCGAATCGCCAGAGTGGCACAACAGTCCACACT
Coding sequences:
- a CDS encoding MarR family winged helix-turn-helix transcriptional regulator, with amino-acid sequence CGLLCHSGDSHFPFVPERCKVPSIPMADRCTVPELISTHGLILLCIASTEGLSVNRLAAVAGVSERTASRIISDLVDAGYITRTRTGTRNSYTVLPEAEVSDPLGTGWRLERLLGLSHHRVEAPASQPG